Within Malus domestica chromosome 04, GDT2T_hap1, the genomic segment TTCGTGTGAGGAGCTCgcgatgagagagagagggggggagagagagagagagagagagagagagagatttggtaCGCAGGTGCGGTTTCCGTCGGCTATGATGCATGCTGGGTTCTGAGTTCAGTTTTGCAGAGGAGTTTTATTCTTCAGTAAAGGCACACGCGGAACTTGGGGATTTGGGATTGAGAACGAAGGAGGAAGGTTATTCAATTGGCTGAATCTAGAGAGAGATTTTGTGCGAGGAGCTCAcgatgagagagaaagggagagggagagagagagagagagagagagagagatttggtaTGCAAGACGAAACGGTGAAGCAGGTGAGAGAGAAggacaaaaaaatgaaatgttttggggCCAAGAAGGACGATGTCGTATCGGGTTtccaaaagtttttttttgtttgtgtcaaaaattaaaaattggcaCACATCAGGTACATGAGATTTGATAGAGGTAAACGTAGGGGGGGGCGGCAGTAGGAAGGCTTTTGCAGTGAGACCACAAAGAATTTTTACACGTGCATCGCGTGTGCGACTTAGCTAGTGTATCATAAAAGAACAAAACACTGGATAAAGCGTGAAAGGTGTCATGGACTGTAATGGTAAAAACAACAATCAAATCCTACAGCAGACAAGGCTACATGCGAAGGTATATCTGCTCACTCGTATAATTTCTAAGTATCAAAGTATCTAGCTGGAAGGATTATACCCTATCGAACGGAAACTGAGCAGATCAACACTGAATATGTACTGATAATAGCAAGTATTGGACTTACCGTATTGCCTATCCTTGGGATGCTAGCACCAATAGGCATAATGTCCTGCATCCCACTATGCACAAATGGAACAACCATGGGAATATTGTCGGCGTCAAGGACCAACCTGCCAAGTAAGAAAACGCAATAGTTACTACCGCAAAGTGTTCCAATGAAAAGAACACTACATCCAATTGCTGGTCTAATCAATGTGCCATAAGTTACTATTGAAGACTCTCTTTACAGCTTACAGATACAAGCAAGGGAGCAATATATCTTTCAAGAAAGGGAGATCGGATCCTCACCTCCCGACACCTCTCTTGGAAGACCCCATGGTTTTTCCACCATCTCGAGAACGACTACCTTCTGGGAAGATGTGAACCCAGCCACCTTGATTCAATTTTGAAATAGCCTCATCCATTCCCTGAATCAATCAAACCATAAAGATGAGAACGTGGCATGGTTCTCACACTGTCAttactcaaaaaataaaataaaacgtgACTGATGAAAACATAGaagaacaaaaaccaaatcaaacatCAATAACTAAAATCTGCATATAGAGTATATAGAACTGTATCCATCATTCTGCACCAGAATCATTCAGTTAAGCGCCAATTAATTATAAGACAAATTTATAACTTTTAGCCCTTCCGTAGACCCAAGGTACATATGAAATGTTCAAAACAAGTAAGGAAAGAGCATCCTATCTTTTGATTTATCATACTAAAGGACCCATTTCTAGAAACAtatgaaaagaagaagataacCATCAAAGCACTACTTATATGCTGCAGAGGTTTGGTTTTATTTGCAATTATACGTGTCATGACGGCACTAGTACTAACAAACTACCCAACACCTTCAACAAACTTagtgaaataattaaaagaCTACCTTTTGATAAATCCCATCACCACGAGAAACTGGCAGGACTTTGACAGATCGAAAAAATGCTGAAGTTACAGGATTTGCAAAACAACGATCAGACGCGCAAAGTGTCCACCTCAAGTTCTGAGCATCCAGAAGAACATGTCGAGGAAGCAACGCAGAGAGAACAAGCGGATCATCCATAGAAGCAACATGATTGCTGACCTGAAATGAGAATTAAAAAAGTAGCCATAATTACCAATGGGAAGCCAGAAATAGCGAAGGAGCAAATGGTACTGATGCCAATCAATTCAGATGCATTAAGTTTTAGACCCGTAAATAGGATGCTGGGGCGTTACCGTTATAAGAGGCTTGCCTTTGGGTCTGCGTAGCACGGCATCATGTAATTTTTCTACACCATACACCTATGACACCCGAAAACCCACATTATTCTTGCAGCCCTCaaaatacaaaattacaaaataaaaaacacataaTACCCCACAATCTCACCTACCTGAACCTGATTTAATCCATTCATAAACACATGACAAACATTGCCAATGACCGGAACAGCCACAGCTTGAAGCATGCGTAGAAGGATTGATTCTTCTTCAGCATTGAAATCCTTACCCACTGCAGGCACCACAATACAAAAAATCGCCCTTATACTGCTGTCCTCACCGAAAAACCGCCGCAGATTCTTACTTGGGTAGATTACAAACGCGCAAACTAATCAAATACTCCTAAAAACATATGCAAATTCTTCAAGCTCAAAGATTTTCACTTCGCTAATGGAATCATAGCGAAATGCAAGCCTATACCGATACGAACCGGAAATTGTCCTCAAGATGCAACTTTTAAATTCGCTAATCAGTCTTGCCTCCTATCTATGCTAGTTAGCTAACTGATTTTTAACAGAAAGACACAATCTTTTACTACACAAAGTTAGGAAATTGAAATTCCTTCACAGAAACAAATCAATCAAAATTTGCAATCCATCGGAAACGAAAAttacaataaaaagaaaatgaattcaaTTTAATTGAAGGAAGGAGGGAGGAAAAGGACCTCGTTTGCGGTAGAAGGCGGTGGAGGAAGGGAGGGAATCACGGCGGAAGTCGCGAAATCGCTCGAGCCAACGCTGCAATGTGGAGGAGAAGTAACCGTCGTTGGAAAAAATGGGGTGGTGCCGGAGGCGGCGATCCACCTCCACCCTGAACCGCTGCCTGAGCCGCAGCTGCACCGACAGGGCCTTGCTCTTCCATAGATCGCCACGCTCAACCCTCGCAGCAGCCATTACAATTgaatcagaaatcgaagagagagagagagagagagacactgAGGTTCGAGACGAttcaagagaaagagagagtaccTAAGCGCGAGTATAGAGAGTGTTGGGTTCACGTTCGTTGTGCCCGGGCCCGTGGTGCCTATACTATTCGTTATTGGATAATGTTAGGTTAATTTTCTAAACCgaatataaaaattatatgaTGCGTCACATATAAGAATTAAATAcgtttataatatttaatttaataatttaattatcaacaaTCATATTATTATATGATTTAAAAAGTAATATCTTTTGTTATTATCCCAAAAGTTTCTCTCCAAGTCTTAAAAAAGAAGTCTTTTCTTGTCAAACTGTCTCAAAAAGTTGGGAGCGATAGATTGTTTTAGTAGATATGGTATTATTTTCAACtcaaatgtgtttgggaatttttttattttttaaattatcatTATTATAAAGAGGGAGGGGATTCAAAATTCACGAGGGGTAAGTTTCGAACCTGGATAATTTGAAATGGCAATtataaattgaaatttttatcAATTTTAGTAATATAAACTCCCTAACTCCAATTTTAGTAATTGAAAAAGACAATTATAAGTGAAAAAATTATCAATGTAAATTTCTAATCAATCAAACAATGCGTAGATTTGAACTCAGAATCACCACGAAAAAATTGAGATTTTGTGTCACTAAATCAACTATTACTTGGTGAATGCTGAAAGAATCATAGCCCAAAACATGGCACAGACTCACAATCGGTTTTCCGGCCAATGCATGGGAGGTGTCCAGACTCGGCCCATCTCAGGCCCAAGTGTATTGCCCCTCGGTTCATTCTCCGTTATATAAATCCGAATCATAGCATGCAGAACATTGTAAGAAACAAACCGAAAGAGGCTGTGAGAACAACATCGTATGCTCATTCATTAGTCGTTACACAAAAATTTCAAGAGCAAACATCGGCGTAGAAACCGAATTCCAATGGCTTCACAGCCTATGCCGACTTAAAGAAAATTCCGAAAGAGAAGAGGTACAGAAAGAAGGCGGGATGTTTTTAATGCCGTCACATTGAACAATTCCATCCATCTAAGGCTATTTTTTGTCGAACTCCCATATGACGCCTCCATCCTCTGCAACACCGAAGCAGGAATATGTTAGCATAAGCTCTATAAACGAAGCAGGACAAAACTTACAACAATCAGATATGTATAAGCCAGTTCAGAACAACCGAGATTGGCTAAAACTGATTGCACAGACCAAAAGAGATCGAATGCACAGACCAAAAGAGATCGAATGCGTGCCTAAGGTAACCATCTCTCTTGATATACAACAAAAAATGCTTGTACATGTCTTATTAAGGCATTACAACAAACAATGCCGTGAAGGTAAGCAGTCTGATCACAAATTTCTTACTATAACATCTTTCGTAATTTCCTAATGTTCAGATGTCCAGTATAAACCGAGAACCCGTAAGTGCATAATTCCCCATCATGGAAAATGCTCAAAGATACATTGTCTACTGTTAGCATTGCATCTAACCAAAAACATTATAAACTTGCAAAGGTGAAAAttataagggaactttaacgaaaaggttccggtactgttcactttaacgaaaaaccacatttttagtactattcactttaccttttatttgtccttatcgttaaaactcaaagttttcaagcccttttcattagttttcctaaaattatTGTATTTGTCTCTTGACCAGACCAGAACCTGTGATCAGTATGCAGAACGCAAGGTGTTCAATCCTACTCTTGTTTTCGGCCCTAGAGGTTGAACCCCTACCTTAAGGAAAGAAAACTAACATCGGAATTATAGGGCATACCTCTAACTTTCTTGTTTATCCAGACCTCCAAAAGCATGCCAGCACCAATTCCACCAGCAATGCATGCTCCAAAAAACGCAATGTTGTAGGGTAGGGATCTTCGAGGAAGAAAATAGCAATCTGGAATCTGCCTAATCTTTCTGGGAAGCCGCTTCTTTATCCCTGGTTTAACACCAGGGTCCTTCTGCATGTCATTGCCTACAGCTTTCCAATCCACCCCTTTGAACGGGTCTCTTGGCTCTTCGGTGGCCATGACTGTAAAATAGTTCAATTTAGAGCCTGCACAACCTTGAATCTGAACGTCGTACGCCAAGCAAAAAAACAACAGTAAATAAGAAATCCAATGGAAATTTAACCGCAAAAAACATGATGGTAAATTGGTCATGAAAAGGTTTAAAACTTAATCAAGTACATCAATAACTAATCCAACTTATCATTAGCCAATCCCATAAGCAAATCATTGAGCACTAATTATATGCAGATTTTCTTCAATCCATAATTTCACCCAATGCTTTCTGAAAATTATGCAGAAATCTTAAAACTGGAATTTGCAGCAAAATAATTACCAATTAAAGGAATTTAACTGGGCAAATAATTAACAATTCATATGAAGATAATaatcccaaaatcaagcccTAGAACACCGAATTCTGCATCACAAATTCACAATTAAACAAATCGGGAAAAAATATCCgagtaagaaaaaagaaaatttcccAATTAAAAATCGTGCGTCTATGCAATTCAAGATCACAGATACCaaataataagtaaaaagaTACTATACAGCAATCAGCAAATGTCACTCAACTAGTGCAAgtttgtgtttggttgctgagaaaattgaAGGAGATACGACGAGAAAGTAACTTCTTACCGAAAATTAAATCTTCCAGACGAAACAATGAACGGATTTTGATTAGAAGGCGATTGAAGATTGTatgaggtgtttttttttttttttttttttttgtcaaaggtgtttggttgctgagaaaatggtCACAAGAGTAACCAGTGAGAACAAAACCCTGGGTTTTTCTCCTCTTGGTGCTGTTTTAGCGGGGGAGTCCGGATAGAAACCCGGACCCGACCCGTTCTATTTGGATTACTTGATATTTTGGGGGCCGGATTAAAAGGCCCAAATCATGCCCTATATAGATTAATGGACATAATACTatagtttttgttttatattttattttttatgcaaGTAATAATAAGAAAGAGGAATCGAACTCGAAACTTTCAGCGCAAAAATAAGAACAAGAGTCGAACTCTTAATTTTATCACGCGTACGAAGGTAGAATGCTCCGCCACAAAAGTTAAAACTCCAAAACAGTTTGCAATGTAATTGTTCAACTATGCAGATAACTCTAATTTATCATTCAATTCCAAGTTTCAACCTCGTAACaaatgttgagagttgtcccacatcgatGAGGGACAATGTTTGCTAACAAACACTTGAAGGGATTTCATTCATGGCCTCCCGAATTTCTTATTAACAAGCTAGTAAATAGTAATGCACATTCTTTGCAGATCACATCCCTCGTGCATTCGGTTTGCTTGCCTCGCAATCTGCCACCAGAGTAAACCAAAGCAATCTCTTTCGCATTCCCGGATCCTACTTTCTGCAAGCACCAAAGGAATCATCCTGGCCAGCATACATCGCCCCTCTCTCGTTTGAGGATCACCCTTGATACATAATCTGCAACTGGCCCGAAAGGAAACTAGAAGCTCATTTCATCAATCTGGATGAACAGAAAACGACCAAGGAAAACTTATagactaataggtacaaacgaAGAGAGATTCTGTACATGGTTACTTGGCGTTGTTGCGTAATAGACTAGTCGATGATGGGAAAGGATATGGCATGAACCTTGAAACGAGCATCagcaaataaaaattttaaactttGACCCCGCATTCCCAACATCCAAGTAGTTCACATCAACTGCAACTTCCCCAAGATCGTCTGACCAGCGCCATGAAAAAATTGTATTCTTAATCTTCAGGAACTTAttttagaaaaacaaaaatggcATATGACAAGATAAAATATCGCACCTTCGTATATAGTCCTTGCAATATTTACATATTCGGGTATGAGATCTCTATATATGATTCCATCTGGACGGGCATCCAGCGCTACAAGGACACCTGAAAATCAACAAGCCGCATTACATTATGTTTATGATATGATAGCCATTGAAGCTAATTTCTTCAAATTGGTTAGGCAAAGGTACCTGGTGCTGCCCAAGCTTTAGTTGAATCGCTTGGCAATGGAGCAAGCCAGAGGATGTTTCGCAAGTTCATTGAATCATCATAAGTCACATTCGACCCTAAAGGAGGTGATATTAGAACAACAGGGGTAACACACGTTTCACTACAAGGTATTACAACATTATATCACCAGTGTAATTGCTTGATATGAGTAACCAAAAATTCGAGGAACAAATTAGTAATGCTGAAAGGAGGATTCAACTTTAGCTTGTTTCTtcgttaatttttctattttcagaTAAGTCACTACAAAAGCAGAATGGCTAGTATTCGAGTACTAAAACAGATCTATGAATTGCGAAAAATTAAAGATGTTACATAGGGATTTACCTACTTGACAGTATCCCATGTTGTATGGAAATACTTCCTTGTCATATGCAGGGTATTCTTTAGCATGGAACCTATCAACCATAAAAAGACATAATCTTAAACGAGCCAATGATGGTTAAACATTGTTTGCCATGCAAATTACAGCTCAAATGTTCCGACAAAAGGACACTGCAAGAAAGATACCAACTTACAATATACCAAGTCTTCCACTGTCTATGGCAAGAAAAAGGTGTCCATGGAATAAATCATAGCGACTCAACGACACGTTCAATCCAATATTGGGACCCCGAGCAAGAATAAGttcaaacaaaaattcaagataTGAATTCAACTCCTGCAATGCAACAGAAAAGCACTCTATGAATTCAAAGAGAGGATTAATTTCATGACTAGAACAACTCAAAAACTTGAAGTTTCATTTTTTTCGATGCAAACCTCACTTATGAATCGTCTCCCATACGGAGTTCTAGTAAGCTCGCATCTGTCCTCTTTCGATCCTTCAACATCAGGCACCTAACACATTACTAAATTAAACATCCTCTAGTTACAACTAGTGGAAAAAATAACAAGACAATCCGGACATTACTTAAATTCATCATAATTTCAGTTCCATCTCCAAACTAACTAAAATCCAACACAATGAAGACCGATTACGGAACAATTGGAAATCACTCTGCAACAATTTATCATAATGTTACACCAAAGTTACAATTTTTCTCCAAATTCAAGCACAAAAGGCAATTACATACATGATAAATTGGCAATTATTAAAAGCAAAAATGAAAAGGAGACTGACAGTGATCATAGTCGGATCCAAAGCGCGTTGAATCGCAGCCGGGTCTCCGCCGGAGTCAACAGCCAGGCGAGCCAGCTCCAAAACCGGCCGAGGCGGCCACCAAACGAGCTCATCCTCCTCCCGCTGACACAAATCACCACCCTTTTGCTTCAAGCTCAAGAATTTCCGATTCAAATAACTTGGCGGGCAATTTTTCTTGGCAATTGGCGAAAAGGGTACGAGGAATCTGAAGCAGGAAGTGAGTTCTTGGGCAACAATGGGGTCAACGGACGAAGAATGGGACTTGGGGCCCAGCAGAGAGAGCAGGTCCGAAGGAGTGGCTTTGAGAGAAGGGTTTGGAGAAGATCGTCGTGGAAAGAttggggaagatgaagaggCTGAGATGGAGTAGGAAGcagtgagagagagggagaggaagaTTGTCAGTCGTAGTGAGAGAGAGGGCTTCCCCATTTgctctcttcctctcctctAACATCACCCCTACAAAATATGGTTGAGATTTATATTTGCCAATTAATTTTAAGaacaaatttgaaaacttttgagttttaagaacaaaataaatgataaaataaatagtatcaggattgattttttaatgtaaaaatgtgatttttcattaaagtaaacagtacatgaagtttttttgcTAAAATTCCCTAAATTTTATGATGTAAGTTTGACTTTCTTCGGTTAGTGGGTTTACCGATTAATCCAACTGAAATTTGTTGGGTTGGGTTAAgttataaactttaaaaaatttatttccgGATAGAAATCCGATCACCCGTCCAATGGGTGAGTTAAGttgaattaaaatattattcacCGATTAAAAACGATCCATCCGAATATCAACAATTCTTTACCATACGTATATATTACATACTCATATGCATAAaatttaatagttttttttttgtttgttgaaataaaatttaatagtTATTAAGCACATTTGTTTATTTACAACTTTAGTTACATGATAAAATTTAagtattaagtaacaaataGTGATTCTACAACACCAAATTCACAAGATTTAAGTTTACTATTACAtatgttttaaattatttgtcaCTCATACTCCCTTTAGGAATAAGAAAGAAAGTAAATAATCTCAACTTGTTAAATCTGTCCGACCCAACCCGCCTTACAATGGTTTGGGTGGGTTCGTTCGTCCAATTTTTCGGTGAAAATGAGTTTTCAAATTCAATAATGACATGAACCTATTGAGTTGGCCAATGGATTAAAATCCAACCTGACCAACTCACCCAATGCCCACCCTTGGTGGGAACTAGAATGAGACTCCATTTAAAAAGACAGATGATTTCATTATCTTCGGACAAATCAAACATAGATATTGGATATTGCTAACCAGAAATAGAATTATGTATGTCCTTTGTTTGTTGCCTCCCTTAACATAAACAATGCTTTCTACACAAACATGATGATGGCAGGCTGAGTTTTCCTGCCTCGAAATGGTGGATTGTCATGGCGAAGCCACCAGTTGatcatttttttaagaaaaaaaaattgaccgCCTCCAAAATGTCATTcataaaaaaagataaataaaacaaaataaaataaaacttagtCAAGATGTGatattaaaattttccaaaGCGTTCAACACAATAGAAGTGTTGTCATTCAACTTTCAAATAGTACGTGTTTTGTGTACCGTCCAGATTTGTGCTAGAAGCAATTTTGGCATCACTGTTCCATCTCTTCCGTTCAAACAATGCACATAAACAGGTTGTCTTGTCGCTTCATCTTTATACTCCCCACATGAAGATTTCGCACTCTTTACATTAATGCTTCGCCGATCACCGAAGAACCTCCAACAAGCAACCAACCATGTAACTTCTACAGTATCCATGTTATAACTCCTGCACCAAGAGAAGCGTTCTGATCAGAAATCTGGCCGTAAGGATCTTGCCATCAAATACATTAACAACATATAAGAACGGAAATAGTATTGACACTAGCTTGCAACGTTCTTGCATAACCATGAGTTAATCTGTCATTCGTGCCATTTTATTCAAGTTGCAAAGCAGCCTGACATGTATATCACGCCGACACTTATGCACAGATACAACTAGTTTAATGGCGTTGTAGCCTGTGCACTTAAAATAAACACTGATCGACCTGTCATGCCCCTGCACTATAATTAGTGAACCATGAATGACAGTCGTTGCATACTGAGGAAAATGACAATCGTTGCATACTGAGGAAAGGTGTTACCTATAACGACCACATTGCTTCAATTACAGACCACCGAGTTCATCTACAACTTTGACGCCAGCTGTCTTATCCCAATCCTCAGGGGAGGCTACATCTGCCATTATCTTTTCTTGACCACGCCAAAGGATCTGCAGGAGGTATTCCCACCCGAGATCAGTCAACCACAAATATTGAAGAAATAGGTTACATTAAGACTATGTAGAAGGACTTACCTTGTCAATCACCCCGAATTCTTTAGCAGTTGTGGAATCCATATAAAATGGTCTTCTCATCACTTTAGCAACAGCCTCCTCTGACTAATACAAAATAACACGATAACATAAGTTCCCTACTTTTGCTCATATGCTGATTAAATCTTATAAAGAGAGCTTACATTTCCAGTGTGTTTGGCCAAAAGCTTTACGAGAATGTCCCTATTTGTGATTACCTGCAAAGTACTTCACCCAATGTAAAAGTTTCCACAAAATgcacaaaataaattaaattcaaaAGATTGTGATgttataaatgaaatgaaagctTACGTCCTCACAGCCCCTCAGAAATTTCCTCTCATTATATTTTGCATAATGAACAGATAATAACAAAGTGAAAGAAACCTTCCTATTTTTAATCCTCCAAATAAGTTCGGAGGCCATGGAAAAAAAAGAGGTGATGCACAAATATGTGATTAGGACAAGAACAAttaaatggtagaaagaaatgAACGAGGAATTCACCTCTTTTGCACGAATAAGAACGTCACTAGCAGGCATCAGTCCAGATGATGGGACACGAGGTTGCTGGATCATTGCTGAAACAGGATTGAAGGAAGTTAACAAAAGTTTTAAAGATCTGAGATTGCAGCCTTTTAAAGCAAAATGTGTCATACCTTTGGCATGTGGCATCATAAATCGTTTGCCCTTAGTTCCTGCTGAAAGCAATAGACATGCTTGACCTATAGCGGCCCCAACGGCAACCGTATGTATCTGAATGAGCAAGAACAAGTATGTACTATGGTAAAACGTACAACATTCATATCATAAACAAAAGCAAATCATTTCCATATTTTCCAATGCCCAAAACCCTTCGCACATGTAGTCCGGGGAGTAGGAAGAGGAACATAAAAATGTCAATAAACACTCCATGTGGCTCCACTTGCATGTGCATATCTCCACCTTAACACAATTGCTAATCTAGAAACACCTCATGTAGCTCCAAACTGACACCCAGAACACTAAAACTAGAGCAATAATTATGCTCAGTGCAACAATTCTTAAAGTGAATCACCTCATTCTTCATCTGCATCAGAGCATCATAGATGGCAAATCCCTCTGACTCCATGCCAACCTGAAAAATAAGCATTTGGAATACATGATAAAGATAATTGGTAGAGACATCATTTCATATGCATCTTCCTTTGAACAGAAACACCAGACTTACGGTTTCACCATCATCACGGGTGGTTCCCGTCgaattaatataaatatatataggttgTTTAGGATCCATCCATTGCAGATACATCAATTCCGCAACAATAAGCTCTGTGACCGCTGGCACTAACTGAAACATAAGAGCAATTTTCAACAGATTTCACAAAATGCACGAACGAAGTGACAATAAGATTGATTGAAACCTATTATGAATAGTTTCGCCATTATTCCAGTATAATTCCAGTACAATTCAAGGCTTACACTCAGAAACAGTGCTACTTTATCAAGACAAACACTCGCCCATTTTGTTTTTGCATCTCAGCCCCGAAGACTTggggtgcgatggcaagt encodes:
- the LOC103408535 gene encoding uncharacterized protein, encoding MAAARVERGDLWKSKALSVQLRLRQRFRVEVDRRLRHHPIFSNDGYFSSTLQRWLERFRDFRRDSLPSSTAFYRKRVGKDFNAEEESILLRMLQAVAVPVIGNVCHVFMNGLNQVQVYGVEKLHDAVLRRPKGKPLITVSNHVASMDDPLVLSALLPRHVLLDAQNLRWTLCASDRCFANPVTSAFFRSVKVLPVSRGDGIYQKGMDEAISKLNQGGWVHIFPEGSRSRDGGKTMGSSKRGVGRLVLDADNIPMVVPFVHSGMQDIMPIGASIPRIGNTVTVVIGDPIYFDDLLNSEGAKHVSRGKLYDAVSSRIGHRLSELKVQVDKLAQVTRSQNLPAQNTDRAAVILQHVDWESFGMGNLTSSEDDGSPVQETEIQLAAPPHTQEPRSADWSYRVGFSREGGFASRMRSFMDQSEFMGFAARGIFMNRRVQETSPSGRGVGPLKAWRRYLEANVLPQWN
- the LOC103433920 gene encoding uncharacterized protein translates to MATEEPRDPFKGVDWKAVGNDMQKDPGVKPGIKKRLPRKIRQIPDCYFLPRRSLPYNIAFFGACIAGGIGAGMLLEVWINKKVREDGGVIWEFDKK
- the LOC103433919 gene encoding uncharacterized protein; this translates as MGKPSLSLRLTIFLSLSLTASYSISASSSSPIFPRRSSPNPSLKATPSDLLSLLGPKSHSSSVDPIVAQELTSCFRFLVPFSPIAKKNCPPSYLNRKFLSLKQKGGDLCQREEDELVWWPPRPVLELARLAVDSGGDPAAIQRALDPTMITVPDVEGSKEDRCELTRTPYGRRFISEELNSYLEFLFELILARGPNIGLNVSLSRYDLFHGHLFLAIDSGRLGILFHAKEYPAYDKEVFPYNMGYCQVGSNVTYDDSMNLRNILWLAPLPSDSTKAWAAPGVLVALDARPDGIIYRDLIPEYVNIARTIYEDDLGEVAVDVNYLDVGNAGSKFKIFIC
- the LOC103433918 gene encoding ATP-dependent Clp protease proteolytic subunit-related protein 3, chloroplastic, with amino-acid sequence MDNILWALKGPTEHPQLLPHHYQSKFPAEASKPSKFRLQRTNHQVSRMASSLQLPISISSASTSSFRPRNARKLTAFCSVNAKATTKIPTPPINPKDPFLSRLAAVAAKSPETLLNRPPQNSDSLPYLDVFDEPILMATPAQVERSVSYNEHRPRKPPPDLPSLLLHGRIVYIGMPLVPAVTELIVAELMYLQWMDPKQPIYIYINSTGTTRDDGETVGMESEGFAIYDALMQMKNEIHTVAVGAAIGQACLLLSAGTKGKRFMMPHAKAMIQQPRVPSSGLMPASDVLIRAKEVITNRDILVKLLAKHTGNSEEAVAKVMRRPFYMDSTTAKEFGVIDKILWRGQEKIMADVASPEDWDKTAGVKVVDELGGL